The genomic region CCGCTGTTCCGAGATCCGGTCTCGGACCCGTCGGGTTACATCGCTTCGGTGGATGGCAGCGAAATGGTGCTGGGCATTACCACCGAAGCTGGCGCCCCCCAGGTGACGATGATCGACAATGACCACGCCGACGCAAAACTTTACGCGTCGCTGGCGGCGTCGTTCCCCGGCCAGTTCGTCGACTTCGCCAGCGCTACGCGCGACGGCAAGCAGATCATCGTCCAGGTCTACAGCGACACCAATCCGGGCGAGCTGTACCTGTTCGATCGCACCACCAACCAGGCGCGGTTCCTGATGCAACAGCGCAAATGGATCGACAGCAAGCGCATGGCCAGCGTGAAGCCGGTCGCACTGACCACCCGGGACGGCCTGAAGATCCATGGTTATCTCACCATCCCCAACGGCAGCGACGGCAAGCGTTTGCCGATGATCGTGAATGTGCACGGCGGCCCGATGGGTCCGCGCGACGACTGGGGATTCAACTGGGAAAGCCAGCTCTTCGCCAGTCGCGGCTACGCGGTGCTGCAGATCAACTACCGCGGCTCGGGCGGTTTCGGCAAAGGCTTCCAGGACATGGGCTACGGCGCATGGGCGACCGGGATCATGAACGATATCGTCGACGCCACGAAATGGACCATCGCCCAAGGCTACGCGGACAGGGATCGCGTGTGCATCTACGGCGGCAGTTTCGGCGGCTACGCGTCGATGATGGCGCCGGCTCGCGAGCAGGATCTGTTCAAATGCGCGTTCGGTTATGTGGGTGCGTACGACGCCGAAATCCAGATGACCAAGAGCGACACCAGCCGGTCGGAAAGCGGACGGATGTACATGCAGCGCGCGCTGGGCAAGACCAAGGCCGAACGCGACGCGATGTCGCCGGTGAACCATGCCGCGGACATCAAGATCCCGGTGTATCTCGCCGCCGGTGCGCGCGACCCACGCTGCCCGCCGGAGAATACCGAAGCGATGAACAAGGCGCTGATCGCCGCCGGCAACCCGCCGGAAGGCATGATGATCACTTCCGGCGAGATGCACGGTTTCTACAAGGACGAGAACAAGCTCAAGCTGTATACCGAGATGCTGGATTTCTTCGCGCGGCATATCGGCGGCAAACCGGCGGGCAGCGCGGCGCCCGGAAAATCGGCAAGCGCGCCGTAAGCCTCGCCTGCAACATCTCCGCCTGAAAGAACGGGCCGTTCGCCGGCCCGTTCTTGTCTAGCGGCTGCGCAGCGCACGCCGGCGATCACTCGCCGATGTGTTTCTTCAACCAGCCGTTGACCGTGTCGTGCCACTGCACGCTGTTCTGCGGCTTCAGTACCCAGTGGTTCTCGTCGGGGAAATACAGGAACTGCGAATCGATGCCCCGGCGCTGCAGCGCGGTGAACACGCCGATGCCCTGCTCGACCGGAATACGGAAGTCCTGCTGGCCGTGGATCACCAGCATCGGCGTCTTCCACTTCGAGACATGGTTCACCGGGTTGAACTGCTCGTAGTTCTTCGCCACGCCATACGGGGTGCCGCCCTGCTCCCATTCGGTGAACCAGAGTTCTTCGGTGGCGTAACCCATCATCCGCTGATCGAACACGCCGTCATGGCTGACCAGGCATTTGAACGGCGCGTTGCCCTGTTCGTCGAACCAGTTGCCGGCGATCCAGTTGACCATGAAACCGCCGTAGCTGGCGCCGAGCGCGCAGGCGCGATTGCCGTCGAGGAACGCATACTTCTTCTGCGCGGCGGCCCAGCCTTTCTGCAGGTCTTCCAGCGGACGGTCGCCCCAGTGCTGGCTGATCGCATCGGTGAACTTCTGGCCGTAGCCGGTGGAGCCGTGGAAATCGATCATCACCACCGCATAGCCCTGTCCGGCGTAGGTCTGCGGGTTCCAGCGATAGCTCCAGCCATCGCCGAAGCTGCCCTGCGGACCGCCGTGGATCAGGAACGCGACCGGATATTGTTTGCCTTCCTCGTAGTTCCACGGTTTCAGCACGTAACCGTGCACGGTCTCGTCGTTCCAACCCGGGAAGCGGAACTGTTCGTACGCACCGAAGCGCACCTCGGGCAGCATCTCGCCGGCGCTTGGCGTGATCGCACGCAGCGGCGCTTTGCCGTCGGCGCTGGTGGCGTAGATCACATCGCCGCTGTTCATCGAATTGGCGGACACGACCAGCGTGTCGCCCGCCAACTCGAACGCCGACACCGAACCGTCCTTGAAGATCGAGGTCACTTCGCCGCTGTCCACCGACACCGCGAACAGCGGGTGACGGCCGAGCTCCTGCGCGGTGGTGTAGATCGATGTGCCGTCGGCGGACAGGGTGATGCCGTCGGCGGACGCGTCCCACTTCGGCGCGAGGTCGCGCGCCTTGCCGGTGGCGAGATCCATCGCCATCAGCGCGAAGCGGTCGGCTTCGAAACCGGGGCGGGTCATCGCGCGGTAATACAGGGTCTTGCCGTCGGTGGAGAAGACGGGACCGGTGTCCCAGGCCTTGTTGGCTTCGGTCAGATTGCGCGCGGTGCCGCTGCCGTCGGCGGACACCAGGAACAGATCGAAATTGGTGTTCCACGGCTCGCTGCTGTCGGCCTTGCGCGCGGAGAGCACGAACGATGCGCCATCGGGCGACCATGCGAATTCGCTGGTGTCTCCGAACGGTTTCGACGGCACGTCGCCGATCACGTCGGTGCCGATCAGGGTCGCGGTCTTCAGCGGTGTTTCCTTGCCCTGCGGCAGGGTCGCGACGAACACGCGGTTGAGGCGGCCGTCGTTCCAGGTGTCCCAGTGGCGGATGAACATGCGCTCGTACACCACGCCGGTGGTCTTGCGCGCGCCGTTGTCGTCGAGGCGTTTTTTGGTGCAGGCGAGATCCGATTTGCAGTCGTCGAAGGTTTCCAGCGCCAGTGCGATGCGCTTGCCGTCGGGCGACAACTTGTAGGCACCGACATCCACCGGCAGTTCGGTCAGTGGCTTCGGCGTGCCGCCGGCGGCGGGAATGGCGTACAGCTGCTGGCTGCCGGTTTTCGCGCTGAGGAAATACACGGTCTTGCCGTCAGAGGAGAACGCCGGTGAGTTGACGTTCCAGCCTTCCGGGGTCAGCCGCTTCGGCGGCGCCGCGTCGCGGGCGGCCAGATCCTCGATCCACAGCGCGGTGGCGGATTTGTTCGCGGCGAAATCCACGCTGCGCTTGGCGAATACGACAACGCGACCATTGGGCGACAGGGTCGGCGAGGAATAACGATCGAGCGTGGCGAGATCGCGGACCTGCAATCCGCGGGCGGCTTCGGCGGCGGCGGGCATCAGCAGGCACAGGGCCAGCCACAGGGAGGTGCGCATCGGAGACATGGGACTTCCTGACGGGTTAGGCAGCGGATCGAACCGCGATGGTAGGCCTGCGGGTGGGGGGTCGCATAGCCCGAAAGACACCGTGCATACGGATGGTGGTGCCGGCCGGATCGGCGGACTAGTCTGGGGATGCAGGCATTCCGGTACCGCGCGGACCTGCACTCTGAACGATGGATCGCTGCTGCAACGCGGACAACGGAACTGCGAGGCATGGATCGCGCCGGCAATAAGCCAACCGCCCCAGAGCGGCCTGCCACCTGAACCGAGCAAGGGAGTTTGTCGATACCATGCCGCTGCGCATCCATCTTTATCGAAATCTGGCCTTGTGCTTCTCGAACAATCACCAGTCGAGCCTGCACGCGCATCAGGCGCTGCAGATGACCGTCGCACTGGATGGTCCGTTCGATCTCGAGATCGAAGAAGACGGTCGGCAGGACAGGACGCCGGAAGCGCAGTTCGCCTGCATCGCCCCGCAGAAGATGCATCAGATCGGCGCGAGGACATCGACGCTGGCCTACCTGTATCTGGACACCAATCCGGTGGCCTACACGAAATGGCGCGCGGCGGGCGGAACGCCGATCCCGCCGGACGCGTCGATCCTGGCCGCGTTGCGCGATCTGGTGCGAGACCGCAACGCCGACCGCGACACCGTGGAGGCATTGGCGTATCGCTGGTGCGAACACTCGCTGCCCGGCCTGCTCGCGGTCGGACCCTCCGATCCGCGGATCGCACGAGCGCTGGATATCATCGACCATGATCTGCTGCAGGCATTGAATTACGCAGGGTTGGCACGCCAGGTCCATCTGTCTCCCAGCCGCTTCGCGAACCTGTTCCGCGAACAGACCGGACTTCCGGTCAGGAACTACGTCCTGTGGCGACGGCTGGTGCATGTATTCGAACGCTTGGAACACGGCGACTCGATCACCTCCGCCGCGCACAACGCCGGCTTTTCCGACTGCGCGCATTTGAGCCGCAGCTTCCACCGGATCTGCGGCGCCAAGCCCTCCGACATGAATGTCGTGCAGCTTTCCGGACATTGATCAGGTTTCAAGCCGGTCGCCGTTGAAGTCAGCGATCTGATTCAAGCGCTGCGATGCGGGCGCTTGCTACAACACACTCATGTACGGAAACGTATCGCATCCGCCGATGCGCACACGCGACCCGGCTCCATGTATTGCCGGTTCCATGTATCGGGTGATGCACATCGCATTTTCCGTGGTATCGCCCGTGCCGGGCCCGTTCCTGCATGTACGGAGGGATCGCCGTGAGAACCTGGATCGTCAGCGCTGCATTCCTGTTGCTCGCGCTCTACCTGCTGCTGCACACCGAACCCGCCGCGACACGCGTGCAGTCGAGCGCGCTCGTGATCCAGGGAACGAAGGGGACCTACAGCGATGGTTCCCGCTCCGAACCCACCGCCGACACGCGGCTGTACTGGGCCGATGCGATGACCGGAACCATCCGTCGGAGCGCATTCGACGGCAGCGCGATGGAGATCGTCGCCGCAGAGGCGGGGTTGCCTTACGGCATGGCCTTCGATGCTGAAACGCAAGTCCTGCTGTGGACCGACTCCGCAGCGGAAACCGTGCGGAGCGTCGCTGTCGCTGGCGGTGTGCCGACGACACTGGCGACCGCGTTCGAGGAACCGTACGCGATCGATGTCTCCACCGGAACCGAATTCGCGTTCTACACCGCGACCGCGAACATCGTGTATCGCAACACCATCGATGTGCAGACCGGACAGGAAAGCAGCATCGAACTGCTGACGCTTCCGGACGCCGAAACCATCCACGGACTGGCGCTGGACAGCGATAACGGCGTGCTCTACGTGGGCGACGGAAACGGCCGCATGATCCGGAAATTCTCGCTGGCCGGAAAAGAAGCGCATTTGCTGCCGCATACCGACACCGAGGTGCCGCCGGATTCCACTCCGGCCGGCCCGCTGCCCGCGCTCGAACCGAATTGACGTCGAAAAGAACCGGACGTCGAAAGAAACGTTTGCCCGCACGGACATACCGCTTACGAGCAGAGGTGCGCCATGAAGCAATCCAGACGGTTTCTGATCAAGCTCGCCCTGGCGGTTTCCGCCGTTCTCGGCGGCGCCGCGCACGCGACAGTCGAAGGTTATGTCGACATGCACTCGCACCTGATGGGCGAGCATGCGTTCGGCGGAAGCTGGTTCTGGGGCAGCACCGAAGGGCCGATGCAGTCGGCGTTGGCGCGTT from Lysobacter sp. harbors:
- a CDS encoding S9 family peptidase; amino-acid sequence: MKISPTGEYLALTVDRGDVDVLTVLRTRDLGIVKINQLPNDKSVGAFHWVSPQRLMFDSVRKFGRFAQPFSTGEWYSVNADGSMPRFLEMGKKGARDLQNARFSMLDNPQNDDGKVLMSAIYPRSSEGVNTEVAEVDTLNGRWKSLARAPRENCGMALDAQKMPRYAVCSDYKNEAGDFDQVTELYRREANGEWALVNSSKSSGKSLEVFGSARDGRIYATESDGKATTTFGEIDPATGAFKPLFRDPVSDPSGYIASVDGSEMVLGITTEAGAPQVTMIDNDHADAKLYASLAASFPGQFVDFASATRDGKQIIVQVYSDTNPGELYLFDRTTNQARFLMQQRKWIDSKRMASVKPVALTTRDGLKIHGYLTIPNGSDGKRLPMIVNVHGGPMGPRDDWGFNWESQLFASRGYAVLQINYRGSGGFGKGFQDMGYGAWATGIMNDIVDATKWTIAQGYADRDRVCIYGGSFGGYASMMAPAREQDLFKCAFGYVGAYDAEIQMTKSDTSRSESGRMYMQRALGKTKAERDAMSPVNHAADIKIPVYLAAGARDPRCPPENTEAMNKALIAAGNPPEGMMITSGEMHGFYKDENKLKLYTEMLDFFARHIGGKPAGSAAPGKSASAP
- a CDS encoding S9 family peptidase; amino-acid sequence: MSPMRTSLWLALCLLMPAAAEAARGLQVRDLATLDRYSSPTLSPNGRVVVFAKRSVDFAANKSATALWIEDLAARDAAPPKRLTPEGWNVNSPAFSSDGKTVYFLSAKTGSQQLYAIPAAGGTPKPLTELPVDVGAYKLSPDGKRIALALETFDDCKSDLACTKKRLDDNGARKTTGVVYERMFIRHWDTWNDGRLNRVFVATLPQGKETPLKTATLIGTDVIGDVPSKPFGDTSEFAWSPDGASFVLSARKADSSEPWNTNFDLFLVSADGSGTARNLTEANKAWDTGPVFSTDGKTLYYRAMTRPGFEADRFALMAMDLATGKARDLAPKWDASADGITLSADGTSIYTTAQELGRHPLFAVSVDSGEVTSIFKDGSVSAFELAGDTLVVSANSMNSGDVIYATSADGKAPLRAITPSAGEMLPEVRFGAYEQFRFPGWNDETVHGYVLKPWNYEEGKQYPVAFLIHGGPQGSFGDGWSYRWNPQTYAGQGYAVVMIDFHGSTGYGQKFTDAISQHWGDRPLEDLQKGWAAAQKKYAFLDGNRACALGASYGGFMVNWIAGNWFDEQGNAPFKCLVSHDGVFDQRMMGYATEELWFTEWEQGGTPYGVAKNYEQFNPVNHVSKWKTPMLVIHGQQDFRIPVEQGIGVFTALQRRGIDSQFLYFPDENHWVLKPQNSVQWHDTVNGWLKKHIGE
- a CDS encoding helix-turn-helix transcriptional regulator, with the translated sequence MPLRIHLYRNLALCFSNNHQSSLHAHQALQMTVALDGPFDLEIEEDGRQDRTPEAQFACIAPQKMHQIGARTSTLAYLYLDTNPVAYTKWRAAGGTPIPPDASILAALRDLVRDRNADRDTVEALAYRWCEHSLPGLLAVGPSDPRIARALDIIDHDLLQALNYAGLARQVHLSPSRFANLFREQTGLPVRNYVLWRRLVHVFERLEHGDSITSAAHNAGFSDCAHLSRSFHRICGAKPSDMNVVQLSGH